The window TCCGGGGGAGCATCGAGAAGCCTGTCGATCTCTTCCATCTGCAGAGATTTCGGCAGCGTCGACCAGAGTTTCGGGCTCTCGACGTTCTCGCTCGGGTCGGCCTCGAGGTGTCCTTCGGCGACGAGAAACCGGTAGAGACCGCGGATCGCCGCGAGGGCGCGTGCAGCGGAGCGTGCCGAAAGACCGTCCGCACGAAGCCGCTGAAGGTAACGGACCAGCGTGAGGCGGTCGGCTTTCTCGAGCGGAATCCCTTCCTCTCGCAGATGATGTCCCAGGTGGCGCAGGTCTCTCCTGTACGACGAGATCGAAGCATCGGCGAGGCCCTTTTCGACCGTCAGATAGTCGACAAAGAGTGGTAACCACGTCGTGAAGAACGGGGTGTCCTCCGCGGCCTCGGGATCGATTGCGCGCGGAGATCGCTTCATGCCAATGCCGCGCTCTGATGGGCGACGGCGTCCGCCATGTAGGAGGAGCGGACGAATGGTCCAGCGAACACCATTCTGAAGCCCATCGCTTCGCCCTCCGCCCGGAGGGAGTCGAACGCGTCCGGATGGACGTACTCGACGACGGGAAGTTTCTGAAGATTGGGCTGCAGATACTGTCCGATCGTGAGAATCTCACAGCCGGCCTCGAGAAGCTGGCGCATGACGCCAACGACTTCTTCTCGCGTTTCACCGAGGCCGAGCATCAGCCCCGATTTGGTGATCACGGAGGGGTCGGATTCCTTGGCACGACGGAGGACCGCGAGGGAGCGTTCGAGACGGGCGCCGCGGCGGACTTCACGATAGAGCCGAGGGACGGTCTCGACGTTGTGGTTGTAGTAGTCGGGTCGAGCTTCCACGACGGTATCGACGGACTCGAGACGCCCTCGGAAGTCGGGAGTCAGGACCTCGACCGCCGCCCCCGGGAGGGCTTCCCGGATCGCGCGGATGGTCGCGGCGAAGTGGGCTGCTCCGCCGTCGGGGAGGTCGTCTCGAGTCACCGAGGTGACGACGACGTGAGCCAGGCCCATCCGGCTCGCTGCTTCGGCGACCTGCCGCGGCTCTTCAGGAGACGGAGGGGCGTACGGGCGTCCGGTCGTCGCATTGCAGAAGCCGCATGCTCGGGTGCAGACGTCTCCGAGGATCATGAAGGTGGCCGTGCCGCGCGAGAAGCATTCCGAGCGGTTCGGACACGCGAGCTCTTCGCAGACCGTGACGAGAGATTTCGAGCGGAAGAGAGTTTTGAGCTCGTGCAGCTCCCGGAGATTCAGTTTTTTCTCCCGAATCCACTCCGGAAGGCGTTGTCGGTCGGGCATGATGAATATTGTAGAAGATCGGACCCGTGCCGGGAGCGGCGGGCGATCCGAGACATGCAGTGAAACGGGGGGGACCGTTGTGGTCCCCCCGTCCTTCCAACTGGTCAGGTCAGATTAGAAGCGGTGCGATGACGAGCGCGACGACCGACATCAGCTTGATCAGGATGTTGAGGCTCGGTCCGGCGGTGTCCTTGAACGGGTCTCCGACCGTGTCGCCGACGACGGCGGCCTTGTGGGCGTCGGAACCCTTGCCACCGAAGTTGCCCGCCTCAATGTGTTTCTTCGCGTTGTCCCAGGCGCCGCCGGCGTTGGCCATGAAGATCGCCATCATGACGCCCGAAGTCGTTACCCCTGCGAGGAGACCACCGAGGGCCGTGACGTCGTAAAACCCGACGACCACGGGAACGATGACGGCGAGCAGACCGGGAGCAACCATCTCTTTCAGAGCGGCTGTAGTGGAAATGTCTACGCACTTCGCGTGGTCGGCGACTGCGGTTCCTTCCATCAGTCCGGGGATGTCGCGGAACTGCCGTCGAACCTCCTCGATCATCTGGAAGGCGGCGCGACCGACAGCCTGCATCGCCATCGAGGAGAAGAGGAACGGAAGCATGGCTCCGAGAAAGAGCCCGCCCATGACTCTGGGATTGGAGAGGTCGATCGTGGTGAGGCCGACCGTCGTTTTGAACGCAGCGAAAAGAGCGAGAGCGGTGAGGGCAGCGGATCCGATCGCGAAGCCCTTTCCGATCGCGGCCGTGGTGTTTCCGACCGCGTCGAGCTTGTCGGTCCGGCCGCGAACCTCGGCGCCGAGATGGCTCATTTCTGCGATTCCCCCGGCGTTGTCCGCGATCGGCCCGTAGGCGTCGACGGCGAGCTGAATGCCGGTGGTCGACAGCATGCCGAGCGCCGCGATGGCGATGCCGTAGAGTCCGGCCTGCTGATAGGCGATCACGATTGCTGTGACGAGCACGATCACGGGAAATGCCGTCGACTTCATTCCGAGCGCCAGACCGCTGATGATGTTGGTGGCGACGCCGGTCTGGCTGTCCCTGGCGATTCCTCGCGCGGGTCCGCGCGATTCCGAGGTGTAGTACTCGGTGATCAGCCCGATGAGAACACCGGCAACGAGCCCTGCGATCGTGGCAAAAATGATCCCCATCGCACCGAACTCGACACCGTCGAGGATATAGGTGCCTTCGAGCATCCATTGAGTGACGATCCAGGTGACGGCGAGCATGACCGCCGCCGAAAAGAAAGTGCCGGTGTGGAGCGCGGTAGCGGGGTTGCCCCCTTCCTTTGTCCGAACGAGAAACGTTCCGGCGAGGGAAACGATGATGCCTGCGCCGGCCAGAACGAGAGGAAGAAGGACGAGCATCGGTGTGAAGGTTTCGCCGCTCGATTTCATCGCGTTCATTCCGAGCACGAGTGAGCCGACGATCGCGCCGACGTAGGATTCAAAGAGATCCGCTCCCATGCCGGCGACGTCTCCGACGTTGTCGCCGACGTTGTCTGCGATGACCGCGGGATTGCGGGGGTCGTCCTCGGGGATGCCGGCTTCGACCTTCCCGACGAGATCGGCACCGACGTCCGCTGCCTTGGTGTAGATGCCGCCGCCGACGCGCGCGAAGAGTGCGATCGAGCTCGCCCCGAACGAAAAGCCGGAGAGCACGGTGACGACCTGGCGAAGGCCTTCCTGCGTCCCGCCGTCGAACATGCCGCTGTAAATCAGGAAGAGGATCGAGAGGCCGAGAACGCCGAGCCCGACGACCGAGAAGCCCATGACGGCGCCTCCTGCAAACGCGACCTTGAGCGCCGGGTTCAGGCCGGTCCGCGCCGCGGCTGCGGTCCGGACGTTCGCGGAGGTCGCCACTCGCATTCCGAACAGGCCCGCGAGACCGGAGCAGATCGCTCCGACCGCCACCGAAACTCCGATGAGCCAGGAGCTTTGCGGGTTGGTGGCATTCGCGAAAGCGAGAAGCGCAGCCACGACGACGACGAAGATCGCAAGGATCCGGTACTCGCGTCCCAGAAAGGCCATCGCGCCGTCACGGATGTAGCCGGAGATTTTGACCATCTCGTCGGTCCCCGCCTCCTGCTTGTTGATCCAGGAGCTCCGCAGCCAGGCGAACGCCAGCGCCGCGAGTCCCGCGAGTGGTACGAGGTAGAGCAGAGTTTGAGTATCCACGTCTGAAAAATCCTCTCTTCCGGGTGTTGGGTGCTCATGAGGAGCAGGACGCATCCTCGGGATTCGACCGTCCGGTGAATCTTATGGAAGGAATGGCTCTGGTTTCAATTCCACTCCTTTCAAATCGGCCCTGAACACCCGGAGGCTGTGCTAACTTCCCCGAATGTTCTCGACCGAGATCGACGTTCGCACGGGCTCCGATCGGGAGGTCGTATTCGTCACTGACCAGGTCGTGGAAGCGGTTCGGGCGTCGGCGGTGCGGGACGGGATCTGTCTGGTGACGACGCCGCATACGAGCTGCGCGGTCACGCTGAACGAGAATGCCGACCCTGCCGTTCCGCGCGACCTGATGCGGGCGTGGATGGCAATGGTTCCCGACGTCGCGTTCGACCACGCGGAGGGCAACTCCGACGCGCATCTTCTGAGCTCGCTGATCGGAACGGCCGTGACGCTTCCGATCGTCGAAGGTGAGCTTCAACTGGGCCGCTGGCAAGGGGTCTGGCTGATCGAGCTCGACGGACCTCGAACGCGCCGGATCCGGGTCAGCTGCCTCGGTTGAGCCTGGGGCCGGGATTCAGGGCGTCGGAAGACGGTTGATGACCCCGCACGCGATTCTGGCTCCGGCGTTTCCCGAGGGCTGCGAAGTGAGATCGTCGGGGTCGGCATGGAGGACGACCGCGCGGTTGGCGACCGAGTTCGTTCCCTCATGGGCCGAGAGAACATGCGAACGGACCGTGGTGCTGACGCGGCCGTTGCGGTTCGCGGTCACGTTCCCGAGATCTCCTGCATGCTTCTGCCCATCCGTTGGAGCGCCATGTGGCATGCCGTGAGGGGAGAAGTGATCGCCGGCGGATGAGCCGTCTGCGGCGCTGCAATTCCCATTTTCGTGAATGTGAAAACCGTGAACTCCCGGCGGAACGTTCGAAAGACTGATCTCGATGTCGACGCTGCCGTTGGGCCACTCGAGAAATGTCACGACGCCTTGTGCCGTCGAACCGCTGCGACCCTCAAGGGTGGCGACGGCCTTTGCGGTCGGCTGCCGGGACGACATACAGGCCACGAGAGTTGAAACCACGAATAATGCGAAGGTGAACGTCACCAGTTTTTTCATCGGGAACCTCCAGCGCGAGTAAAGCTGCAACCGTCGGGCCGGATGGCTGGGACCTTCAGCTGAGTCCGAGCTCGGAGACGAGCTGATCGATGGTCATGACCTCTTCTGCTCCGTCCTGCCGGCGCAGCTTCGCGTGATACCAGCCGTCCATCGCCACCGGTGTATAGAGCTTTCCGCCGATGTGCAGCTTCTTTCCGGAAGTGAGTGCAAGGAACACCTGCTCGTAGATGCTGCGGCTGAGCTTCGTATCCGGATAAAAGCGCTCCCGATACTTCACCTTCGCCTTCCGCCCCGCGACCGCGCGAGCTGGCGGCCGCCGTGCGGTTTTTGCTGCTTTTTTGGTCGGACGCTGGTGTGTACGAGGCGGTGGCGGGGCCGGCGGCGCGGCGTCATCATCCGGGGCCTTCGGGTCGGGCGCCGCAGCCGCCGCGGCAGCTCGTCGCGGTCGCCGGGGCGCGTCGCCGGTCTCTGCCTTCCTGGCGGCTTCGGTCTCGTTCTCGATTCCGTGGCGGACGTCGAGAGCCTTCGAAACGATCCATTCAGTCTTGTCGGTCGCGGAACCGCGGGCGGCGACGCGGCCGGGAAAGCGACTCATCGCGAGAATGCGTTCGCTGAGAAGCAGACCCCACCGGCAGAGAACGCCGACGTGATCGTAGGCGAGAGGGCGATCGGTGAGCTCGAGAAGCGAGCGGCTCTTTCGCTCGAGCACGGCGAACAGCAGGCGCGAACTGAACGGATCCGAATGCCGGAGAATCGATTTTCTGAAGTAGCGCGCCGTCTCCAGACCGATGCGGCGAAGCGAGCGCTTCTTTCCGTCGGTACAAACCCAGACGCGTTCGTCGACGTCGGTCGTGAACGGGCTCCGCGGGTAATGGAAATCTTTCGTCAGCCACCCCTTTCGAGTCGTGTGTTTTCCGGGGGTGACGTTCGCGATCAGCGGGATGGGGAGCTCTTCGAGGACATCGAGCTCGTACGAGCTCCAGGTCATGATCTCGCGAACGATGCCGATGATGGCTGCAGCGGTGGCGATCATCATGACCGGATCCGGGGTGAAATCGAGCGTGATCTCGATCCGGCCTCCGCGAGGCCGTACTCCGACTCCCGTCGACCTGCGGTTTGCTCCGAGCATCATCAGGATCGGGGGGAAGATGTAAGCGAGCAGCAGGGAGAGTTTCCTTTCGTTGCGCGAGCTCGACTGCTGTGATCGGGGGATCTCGAAGGAGACGTTGTAGTGGGAGCTGTATCCCCTCAGTCTCACCTCGTGCCCGGTCCTCTTTTCCCACTCGGTGAGTTGATCGCGGACGAAGGCGATCTGCTCCCACAGGCTGCGGACCATTCGCGCCGTACATTTCGGCGCGACTTCGATCAGAGGAGTGACGACTTCGATGACGCCACGATCGAAATAGACGGCGCCACCGGTCGGAAGCTGAAGCGAGCGTCCTTCGCGCGGAAGAAGCGGAATCGTGATGAAGTCGGTCGGAGCTTTCCAGAACTTTTCCGGAACGACCTCGGATCCGTCGACCCAGACATTGAACTCCGATTCCATCCCGACGGCGGGCATGAGGAGTTTTCCTCCGCGTCGGCGGGGGCGGCGGGCTCGCTTGGGAAGGGGGGTGCGGGACATGACTCCCACTGGATAAAGCAATAGGTCTGCCCGGCGGCGGCGGCTCAGTTCGGCTCGCCGGTTTGCAGCTGATCGCGCCTTCGGTCGGAGTGGACCCGGCGCTCGAGAGCGTCGGGAAGAATGACGACTTCCCGGGGATCCTCCTCCAGCTCCGGGGGATCGAGCAGGGCATAGCCGATGTCGAGATGGAGATGATCGTCCGCGTGTCCCGGTTCGCTTCCCCAGGGGCTGATCCGGAGGGATGCGTCGACTTCGCGGACAACCGAGGCAAACTTTTCGTGAGGCTCCTCACCGTCGATGAGCGTCGATCCGATCCGATAGATGTCGGCGCCGCATGCCCATCGGTGGGGATCGCCCCGGTGCCCCCTCTGGTGGAGCGGGGAACGATAGCCTCCGTTGACCGAAATATTGAGCGTCGAGCCGACGGCGTTGCGAACGTTCTGAAGAGTCAGGGCGAGGAACCGGACGGCTGTCGGGATGTAACGGGGGAACGAACGGAGGGGTTCAGCTTCCTTCAGGTCGACTCGAAGAAATTCGCCGATCGCAAAGTGAGTCGTCAGGTAGGTGTTCCATGCGGCCTTCTTCGAAGGAACGCGAAGGAAAAATCTCGGGAGTCGCCTCAGCTTTCCCTCGAAATCACGAACGAATGCGCCGGGTGAGAGGCACGATCGAAGCGGTTCCTCCAGCGTGAATCCGTCGACAACCGTCACTTCCTCGCTCTCAGGCGTCGCTTCTGTTTCGGTCACTCGCCATCTCCCCCAGGAATGAATGGATTCCCGCCGTGATCTCCGCGACCGCCCCGGATGGCTTCCTGCCCGGAGGGAACTGGGTGAGCACGGCGAGTACGTAAGGCTTCCTCTCCTCGAAAAAGACGATCCCGGCGTCGTGATGAACTGTCGAGATGTTTCCCGTCTTGTGCGCAACTCTCGCCTGCTCGGGAAGGCCTGCCGGGATGCCGCTCCGGTACTTCTGGTCGTGGAGAATCTCGAGCATCGCCTCGCTCGCTTCCTCGCTGAAGGCTCGTTTTTCGGTGATTGCCCGCAACAGGCTGACGAGTCCGTTGGCGCTTGTCTCGTTGTTGAGTCCGGCTTCGAAGGCGACCTCGTCCTGAACCCCGCGCAGCACCCTGATTCCGTCGACACCCAGCTCGTCGAGGGCCTTTGCGATCGCCGGGATTCCGACCAGTTGAACGAGGAGGTTGGTCGCGAGATTCGACGATGTCGTGATCATGTGGTGCATCAGTTCCCGAATCGGCAGCGCTGTCCCGATTCGGTCCGCGATGCTGTCCGACTTCGGGTTGACGCTGAGCCGGAAGACCGAGCCGTCGACGATGCTCTCGAACCGGTTCCGGACGTGGAGCGTGTCGTCGATCCCGAAGGTGCCCCGGGCGGCCTGCCGGAAAACGGCTGCCATGACGGCGATCTTCATCGTCGATGCGGCATGGAATGGAGCATCGCCGTTATAGGCCCACTGCACGGTGGTTTCGTAGTCGTAGTACGAGATTGCGAGATCGCTCAGCTCGTGCGCGTTCTTCAACTCGATAATCCGGGAGTACAGCGACGTTTCGACGCTTTCCCGGGTCGCATTCTCGGCGAGTGGCGCCTGGCTCATCGGTTAGAAAGGGTATCAACGGAAGTGCCAGTTGCGGACACCCTCAAATGGAATCCCGCCCGCCGCGCATCGAGATCTCGCTGAAAGGAACGTGTGAAAGGACCGGAACGTCGTGCGTCGCGATGACGATGAGTGGCCGCTTCAGGCGGACTGATTCTTCCATCACTCGGGTCCACGCCATCATCCCTTCTTCGTCGAGTGCCGCGGTGGTCTCGTCGACGAGCAGCACTTCGGGATCGGCAGCCATGGCTCGCGCCAGTGCCACTCGTGCGCGCTGACCCGAGGAGAGTGTGCCTACGTCGCGATCCAACAGTTCCATCGCTTCGAGTCGTCTGAGCGCATCGTCTGCCGGTGCTGTTCCGGACCCGGCCAGGCCGAGATTGAACGCCACCGATCCGCGAAAGAGAAAAGGATTCGAATGTACGAAGACTCGCCTTCCGAACTCGGGAGAGATCACGCCTTCCAGAGGAGGCTGCAGCGTTGCGAGAGATCTCAGAAACGTCGTCTTGCCTGAACCGTTGCTGCCGGTCACCACGAGAACCCGATCCGCTTCGACCCGTCCGGCGGGAACGCGGGCGATCGTCGCATCGTAGCCGAGCGCGAGCCCGGTCCATCTGATTCCGATCACGACCTTCCCCCCATCCGAACCACGCCGTTGACCAGGAGTGCGATCGCAATGAGAACGAGCCCCAGCGCGATCGCTCTCGCGTCGTCTCCTCTGTTGTGTTCCAGCGCGATCACCGTCGTCAGTACGCGGGTCTCTCCCCTGATGTTGCCGCCCAGAATGATTGCCGCCCCGACTTCCGTGAACACTCGGGCGAATGCGATCATCGCAGCCGAGCGGAGCTCCGAAGCGGACTCCCGTACCAGCAGCCAGCCGGTCCGGACCTTTCCGATTCCGAGGGTGCGTGCCGTCTCTCGGGCTTCCGGCGGGAGCGACTTCAGCGCGGTGAGAAGAAACGCCGCGATGATCGGCGTCGCCAGAATCGCCTGGCCGGCCACCATCGCCGCGCGGGTGTATAGAAGATCCATCCACCCGAGCGGACCGGAGGAAGAGAGCAGGAGATAGAGAAAGAGCCCGATTCCGACGGTGGGGAGCGCGGTGAGCGTATGGACCAGCCACGAGGCGATTCTCGACGTGATACCTCGTGCCGAAGAGAGAACCACCGCGACGGGAATCGCCAGGATGAGCGCGATCAGAAGCGCCGCGAGCGACACCGAAACCGAGGTCAGCGTCACTGTCACGAGCTCGCGGTCCCAGGCCGCCAGGAGTCGAAGCGCCTCGCCGAACGATTCGAGAAGGGGGCTCATCGGGGGAGATCGTCCGGTCGGGAGTCGGGCCGCCCTTCGGGCCAGGCCCGGAACGGTTTCTCGCCCTCGATGGAGAAGTCTTCGATCACTTTACGTCCGGAACCTCTGGTGATCCATTCCCCGAAACGGATCGCCTCTGCGCTGCGGGGCCTGCCCCGCCGGATCGTCAACGCGTAGCAGTTGAGCATCGCGTTTTCGGAGGGATCGCTGAAGAGAGGCTCGAGCCTCAGTGTGTTTTCGAGCTTCAGGAACGTTGCTCGATCAGTCAGCAGATAGCCGGAGCGCTCCGACGCGATGCGGAGAGTTCCCGCCATTCCCTGTCCGGTCTCGACGAGGAGGGAAGGCTCAGGCGCGACCCCCGCGGCTGCCCAGAGGCTCGACTCCCTTACGTGGGTCCCCGAATCGTCGGCCCGCGAAATGAAGGGGGAACCGGATCTCGCAATCCGAATCATGGCGTCGAGAGGTGACTCCGCGGCCTCGACCCTCGCAGGATCCTGCTCCGGCCCGGCGATCAGAAAATCGGTGCACATGAACTTCCGGTACCAGGGATCGGGCAGCTCCCGAAGGAGTTTGGATTCCCCGTTCGGCTCGTGAGTGATTGCAGCGTCCGCATCGCCGGCGCGAAGGATGTCGAACGCCCGTCCGCTCCCGGCGCTGAGAGTCTCGAGTCGTTCTCCGGATTCATTTTCCCAGGCGATCGTGAGGGCCTCGGCGAGGCCGGAGTTGTCGAAAGACGTCGAGGCGACGAGTCGAAGGGGGGTGCCGGAAGATTCCTTCGCGCAGCCGGCTATCACGAGCGACAGAACGGCTGCCGCGAAGATGAGCTTGTGCGGATCCGCGAAGAATTTCCAGGCCTCGTCGATGCTTGCGGGTATCGTTTGTGATCGGACCGGTTTCATGGAGATGGCAGAGTGCGAAGCTGCACGGCCAGCATGAAAGAATATCCGCAGGAGTCACGCATGACGAAACACGATTTGTACAAAGAGCATCTCAGAGTCGTATCCGATCGTTTTGATCGCGCGCTCGAATCGGCCGGCTACGACGGAGTGGTGATCTTCTCGGGAAGTCAGCACATGATCTTCCTCGATGACATGCCCTATCCGTTCAAGTCGAATCCCCACTTCAAGACGTGGGTCCCACTGACGGGAGAGCCGGATTCCTACGTCGTCTACGAGCCTGGAAGCAAGCCACGGGTTCTTTTTCATCAGCCGGTCGATTTCTGGCACAAGCCGCCGTCGACGCCGGCCGCGGACTGGGTGACGGAGGTCGATCTCGAGGTCACGAAAACAACTGAAGAAGCCGCCGGAAAGTTGCCGAAGGATGGGAAATGGGCGTGGCTCGGGGAGCCGGCCAACGGAACCTCGAAGCGATTCGACGTGAATCCGGAAGATCTCATTTCGTTTCTCGATTACGAGCGCGCCTGGAAGACCGAGTACGAGATCGACTGCATGCGAAGGGCAAACGATCGCGCCGCGCGCGGGCACATCGCCGCGCGACGAGCCTTCGAGGACGGTGCCTCCGAATGGGAAATCCATCTCGAGTACCTCCGGGCGACCGAACAGAACGAAGCGGGTCTTCCGTACGGAAACATCATCGCGCTCAACGAGAATGCGGCCGTCCTTCACTATCAGCATCAGGAGCGCGAGCGGCCGGGGGACAACCGGCGGTCTTTCCTGATCGATGCCGGAGCGAGCTGGAACGGCTACGCCAGCGACATCACGCGAACCTGGTCCGCGGGTGATGCGGAGTTCCAGTTCCTGATCGACTCGATGAATCAGGCACAGAAATCACTGGTCGGCGAAGTCAGGCCGGGAGTCGATTACAAGGAGCTTCACATGTCGGCTCACCGACGGGTAGGCCAGATCCTGAGAGATCACGAGCTCGTCGACATGTCGATCGAGGAAATGGTCGATGAGGGCGTGACGGGCAAATTCTTTCCACATGGCGTCGGTCATTACATCGGCCTCCAGGTTCACGACGTCGGGGGATTCAAGGCGAACCGCAACGGCAAGGAGATTCCGAAGCCGGAAGGGCATCCGTTTCTCCGGTTGACGAGAGTTCTCGAGCCGACCCACGTCCTGACCATCGAGCCGGGGCTCTATTTCATCGATTCACTTCTCGACGAGCTCCGCGTTGGACCTCACGGCAAAGGGGTCGACTGGAGAGGCATCGACCGTCTGCGGCCGTTCGGTGGCGTTCGGATCGAGGATGATGTCGTCGTTCGCGAGCGGGAGTGCGAGAACCTCACCCGGGACGCCTTCGCACGGATCGCCTGAAGAGGGCACCGGAGCCTCATTCGACGATGAACCACGCCGTCGCGAGCTTCGGATCCGAGCTCGACCAGGAACTGAAGTTTCGGGCGCGATCGCTGAGCCGCAGCGAATGTAGTGTCCACCGTCCCGCTGCAGAGAAGCGTGGAATGACCACCTCCGCTCGCCATTCGTCGCTCTCGCCGACTCTTTTGAGAGACGCCTGAATTCTTTGTGGTTCGCTCTGGTCGATGTCCGGACTTTCGAGCAGAACGGTGGCGCTGAGCACGCCGGTCTCGGCATCGGCTGCAAAGGCGCTGACGACGATCGACGAGCTCTCGCGGTTCGACACGACATTCGGGGCAATCGAAACGGAGATCAGCTCCGGCGGAGTCGAGTCGCAGGTCCCCTGAAATGAAACGTAGAGCCGGGTTCCCTCCAGCGGGGGGTCACCTTTGAAAATGGACGAGCGATTGCCTGTATTGTCCTCGGCGGAGACTCGCGAGACGCTCCAGTCGCCGCATTCGATCTCCGCGGGAAGCTGGATCTCGGAGGTCCAGCGTCCGCCCTCCCCGGTCGTGGCGTGGAAAGAGAGATGCGCCGCCCCGGAGGGGCTCTGGAGCACGCCGTTGACCCTTCGTACCCCGGATTCGTCGTCGACGACCGCCGCGCTGAGTCGAGCGGGGTTTCCCGCCTCGGCGGTGGGGGTCTCGAACCAGACCCGCTCGATCACAGGGGGTGTCGAATCGGATTCCTCGGAAACGATGTGCAATGAAGCCTCGGCAGGTACCGTCTCGGTCGTCCACGCAACCGAGGAGCGATTGTTGGCGGCGTCGACCATTCCGACCGATGCGATGATCCACCTTCCCGCCTCGACACGCTCCGGTATCGTGAGCGTCGACTGGAACAGGCCGTCGTCGATTCGCGTCATGGAAAACGAACGGTCGGCGTGCGACGAGGGGCTGACGATCCGGCCCCATATGCGGGCGACACCCGCCCGGTCATCCCGGACCATCGCCGTGAGGAGCGTCGATCCGCCCGCCTCGACAGTCGAAGGCTGAAACCAGATCCTTTCGAGACTCGGCGGTGTCGTATCCGACTCTTCATCGCTCTCTTCCTGAGCCGATGATTTGTTTTCTGGTGAAGGAGTCGGTTCCATGGCGTCGTCGGTCGGACTCGGGGTCTCCGAGCCGCTCGCGAATTCCGGTCGAGACGGCGGCGCACTCGCGCGACTCAGCGGTTCGCGCGCGCGTGTTTCCAGGCCTGCCTCCCGGGACTCCCGATTCATCTGCTGGGCGGGAGCTGGTGATGTCTCCGAACCGATCTCGTCGTCTGGCATCGATCGGATCAGCGAGATCGAAGAGACAATCTCTTCGGGAGCTTCCCTCTCGGCGGGCGGTGAATCGCTGTGCGACTCCTCGGCAGCGATGTCGGCCTGTCCCACTCCGGATGTTTCGGCCCTTTCGACTGAGCTGGCCGGAACATCCGTTCGTGTCATCCGTTCGAACGCGATCCAGCTGCATGCGAGGAGGATCGTGATGATCGTTGTGACAACTCCCGCGCGACTCACCGCAACAGTGTATGCCTCTGTCGATCTGGCTCGCGATGTGAAATGGAAACTCTTTCAGCGTGGAGGTAGAAGATGATGGCTGAGTTGATCCAGCAGTACAAGGCGCGATTGAGGTCGGACGACGGTGCCGAGTATACGGTTCAGGCGTGGGGGGAGCGG is drawn from Acidobacteriota bacterium and contains these coding sequences:
- the pepQ gene encoding Xaa-Pro dipeptidase; this translates as MTKHDLYKEHLRVVSDRFDRALESAGYDGVVIFSGSQHMIFLDDMPYPFKSNPHFKTWVPLTGEPDSYVVYEPGSKPRVLFHQPVDFWHKPPSTPAADWVTEVDLEVTKTTEEAAGKLPKDGKWAWLGEPANGTSKRFDVNPEDLISFLDYERAWKTEYEIDCMRRANDRAARGHIAARRAFEDGASEWEIHLEYLRATEQNEAGLPYGNIIALNENAAVLHYQHQERERPGDNRRSFLIDAGASWNGYASDITRTWSAGDAEFQFLIDSMNQAQKSLVGEVRPGVDYKELHMSAHRRVGQILRDHELVDMSIEEMVDEGVTGKFFPHGVGHYIGLQVHDVGGFKANRNGKEIPKPEGHPFLRLTRVLEPTHVLTIEPGLYFIDSLLDELRVGPHGKGVDWRGIDRLRPFGGVRIEDDVVVRERECENLTRDAFARIA